One region of Vanessa cardui chromosome 20, ilVanCard2.1, whole genome shotgun sequence genomic DNA includes:
- the LOC124538302 gene encoding odorant receptor Or1-like, producing the protein MKVMKSEDLYLNRAKFVMKYLGVWIIFIGQVWGDLEAVSQSSYLLFTQACLCFKVTVLQVNISALKDLLKRMNDEIFLPQSNEHERILKKQAKRIKRLLMAFMISSQTTCGLWALKPLFDDAGSRKFPFDMWMPVKPEYSPQYELGYAFQLLTICMSAYMYFGVDSVTLSMVIFACAQLDIIKDKILTIKPIQCESKTERIAIIAENNRKLIECIKQHQAIVSFTELVENTYHTFLFFQLVGSVGLICMSALRILVEDWQSMQFFSILTYLSVMISQLFVCCWCGHELTATSENLHTVLYHCTWYEQDMKFKRMLCFAMMRMSHPIVLRAGHYISLSRQTFVSILRMSYSYFAVLNQTM; encoded by the exons ATGAAAGTAATGAAATCTGAAGACTTATATTTGAACAGAGCCAAATTCGTAATGAAATATTTGGGAGTTTGG ATTATATTCATTGGACAGGTTTGGGGAGACTTGGAGGCTGTATCCCAGTCATCTTACTTGTTGTTCACGCAGGCCTGTTTATGTTTTAAAGTTACCGTCTTACAAGTAAATATAAGTGCGCTTAAAGATTTGCTTAAAAGAATGAACGATGAAATATTCTTGCCACAATCGAACGAACATGAGAG AATTCTGAAGAAGCAGGCTAAAAGGATTAAGCGGTTGTTAATGGCCTTCATGATCAGTTCCCAAACCACTTGCGGTCTATGGGCCTTAAAACCACTTTTTGATGATGCCGGTAGTCGCAAGTTCCCGTTTGATATGTG GATGCCTGTCAAACCGGAATATTCTCCGCAGTACGAACTTGGTTACGCATTTCAGCTGCTTACAATATGCATGAGCGCCTACATGTATTTCGGAGTGGACAGCGTCACACTCAGCATGGTTATATTTGCCTGTGCACAGTTGGATATCATCAAGGATAAGATTTTgact ATTAAACCAATACAATGTGAAAGCAAGACAGAAAGAATTGCAATTATAGCTGAAAACAATAGAAAATTAATTGAGTGTATAAAGCAACACCAGGCTATAGTTTC GTTTACAGAACTTGTGGAAAATACATAccatacgtttttatttttccaaCTCGTGGGAAGTGTTGGACTTATTTGTATGTCTGCATTACGAATTCTAGTG GAGGACTGGCAGAGCATGCAATTCTTTTCAATCTTGACTTATTTGTCGGTCATGATCAGTCAGTTATTTGTGTGCTGCTGGTGTGGACACGAACTTACCGCAACA AGTGAGAATCTCCACACAGTGCTGTACCACTGCACCTGGTACGAGCAGGACATGAAGTTCAAGCGAATGCTCTGTTTCGCTATGATGCGCATGAGTCACCCAATAGTTTTGCGGGCTGGTCATTACATCAGCTTGTCGAGGCAGACGTTTGTGTCT ATTCTACGAATGTCCTACTCATACTTCGCTGTTTTGAATCAAACAATGTAG
- the LOC124538303 gene encoding odorant receptor Or1-like, giving the protein MTENNMDIFLSRSKKILMILSIWLPPTKNAVSFYVVRFVVLLTQYSFLLLEIIYILLVWGDLNEVSEASNLLFTQAAVCYKVAVFINNKRNLIKLLDFMVVDIFESQSSIHDKLLLTKAGKVKKLCNIFLVNALISCTLWTIMPWFDSPDVRTFPFKIWMPLDPLKFSEFVTGYLYQVISIYISALLFFSVDSISLSMIMFGCAQIEIIINKIQKIQNAPMSAKLKKEEYSEIIEENNQLFIECIRQHQAVIRFIELLENTYHANIFFQLSGTVIIICIIGLCITIAKTSSLQFYSMLVYMVTMLSQLLLYCWCGSELTTTSEKLRECLYQCPWYEQDAKFRRSLLIAMETMKRPIIFKAGHYIPLSRPTFVSILRTSYSYFAVLNQANNK; this is encoded by the exons ATGACCGAAAATAATATGGACATATTTCTCTCGAGATCGAAAAAAATTCTCATGATTTTATCAATTTGGTTGCCGCCTACAAAAAATGCTGTTTCGTTCTACGTTGTCAGATTCGTGGTTTTGCTAACGCAATATTCGTTTTTGTTActcgaaataatatatattttgttggtTTGGGGAGATCTGAATGAGGTCTCCGAGGCTTCAAATTTGCTGTTCACTCAGGCCGCCGTCTGCTATAAAGTCGcagtatttattaacaataagagaaatttaataaagttattggaTTTTATGGTGGTTGATATCTTCGAATCACAATCTTCTATTCAcgacaa gTTACTATTGACGAAAGCTGGCAAAGTGAAAAAATTATGCAACATTTTCTTAGTTAATGCATTAATATCTTGCACACTGTGGACCATCATGCCTTGGTTTGACAGCCCGGATGTGAGGACTTTTCCTTTTAAGATTTG GATGCCTCTAGACCCCTTGAAGTTCTCGGAGTTTGTAACGGGCTATTTGTATCAAGTGATCAGTATCTACATCAGCGCCTTGCTATTCTTCTCCGTTGACAGCATCAGCCTCTCCATGATCATGTTCGGCTGCGcacaaattgaaataattattaacaaaatacaaaag ATACAAAATGCACCGATGTCAGCGAAATTGAAAAAAGAGGAATATAGTGAAATAATCGAAGAAAATAATCAGTTGTTTATTGAGTGTATTCGCCAACACCAGGCGgttataag ATTCATTGAATTATTGGAAAACACATATCACGCGaacatttttttccaattaagtggtacagttattattatctgtatcaTAGGGCTCTGCATTACTATt GCAAAGACAAGCAGTTTGCAGTTTTACTCGATGTTGGTGTATATGGTAACCATGCTGTCCCAGTTGTTGCTCTACTGCTGGTGCGGAAGCGAACTCACTACTACC AGCGAAAAGTTGCGCGAATGTTTGTACCAATGTCCATGGTACGAACAGGATGCCAAGTTCAGGAGATCTCTTCTCATTGCGATGGAGACTATGAAAagaccaattatttttaaagccgGTCATTACATTCCGCTTTCGCGGCCTACTTTCGTGTCT ATTCTTCGAACATCTTATTCGTATTTCGCTGTTTTGAATCaagctaataataaataa